Genomic segment of Populus trichocarpa isolate Nisqually-1 chromosome 12, P.trichocarpa_v4.1, whole genome shotgun sequence:
cccttgCTACTGTTATTGCACCACATCGGTGGTCCCTTATGAAATCACAGGCTCATCTCATAAATGTTCCTcattcaatgatattttttataataatcatatcaacaGCTAATaggtctttctttcaatcatttctttctttatatgttACATTTTTCTCATTgcacccattaatattgtcattcttcttccaaccatagttatcattcctttctttatatttgaactgttactgtttaaatctcgaactgttactgtttaaatctcgaactgttactatctaaacattgaactgttactgtcttgaaccgttactgtctaggcattgaactattactgtccaaccatTATGGTCTAGGCATtaaattgttactgtccaaccgttactgtctagacattaaactgttactgtccaatagTTACTATTTGAACTCTTTtcggatttttaactatatccagagttctagaactccgtttcaagcgagattggtctcgttggaaagctaagacacgaggctacaagttctctgaaggaaggagaaccaaTTTTTGCccccaagatagtcaaaattgcttatCAACTAATCAGTCCTACTACCCTACAAAGCCAGGCACGACATAGTCTCActtggtgacccataactggagaTCTACAtatccaaattgagcaagatcaattttcttaattagctaacatccaaaattACAATTTGTATGAAGGAACCTGGTCGTAATTCCCTCATCCTACTACTTGAAATCTTATCAAAAGTCAGGAGATGAGCCTGTCCAGATTTGTCACCCCCTTCCATTCACACATAACATTCACAACTATATTTTCTaggtaaattatcatggtttcacgcccccaatcacataccacacatgaattaacttaattttaacaactaaTACTTTTTCTCCATTTCAAGGCTAAGAActctaatctataattcaacatcaaAGCATCCATTCAtaatcgaatttgaaatgaattataagatcatgtttagaacacctcaCCCGATCAGAATTAAGGTTTCGATCTTTAATCAGTTGAAGATTTTCGATTCcctccttcctttttctttaatgacagccgaccctcctcCTACTCTTCTTGTTTCAATTTTCATGTTAATCcattgcccacaagtgtttagtccatctataaacccttaatcttagatgggttcttgaaattttggtgtttctctcttgattttgcaagaatggatacaaaaactccctcttttcttcccCTTTGGATTGCTGTCAATTTTTGATGAGGAGatgagtatttatactctataatttctcttatttctaCTTAGGCCccatttcctttaagtgtattatttttgccccaacatctttttattttcttcttataatcaaACTAtatctcttttcatttcttataactcCACCCCAGAACTTTTAGTGTAGCTTATTTCCCTCAATTTTATCAAATCCTCAACATTTCGGGTTAATTTATAAAGTCTCAAAATATTTCGTTCGGAAATTTATATCCCAAAAATATCTGAATTCCcattttatttaaccatatgcttGAATTTCTTCCCTTTATTTCCATTTAGTTAATTTGCAATTTACGCAACCTTATTTTCCCAAGGTTTACAAGTTGCGTTATTTATGTCACTTTTCTTTCATGCAGTTATATTCAGTTTACGTGTGATTAATTATGTGGTATCGTGTATTAGCACGTGTTGTTTTATGTGAGTTTAGCATCCAGTTTCTAGTTTCCCATTTGATTCAGTTCACTTGTACGTGGCCTTGCTATTTAAGCAGCCAACAGTTGTTATGGAAGGGATcagaaaatcaattattatttagaaTCGCGGTACTTTCTCATCTGAAGAGAAAACAATTCACTTATTCTTGTATTATATGTGTTGGGACCTATCACAAACATgctaaaataactaaaaattgcAAATTCATTTTTAGTTATCCTTTCAAATTACAAAGAGAAGTAAGCAATAAGATACAATCTTTTCACCTGGATAAGCATAACAtggaaagggaaaaggaaagttaaaaaagattcaagccaagtttgcatacTTAATGTCCCCAAATACATAGCTTACCAAACAAGGAAAATTGTCAAACCCAATAAACTTAGTAGTAATAACGAACCACGCACCCAACCAACAGTAAAAGTCTAACAACATTTAAAACTCTCATTggcagaagaaaaggaaaatgaaaggaaGACCAAAAAGGGACCTTACTGGAAAACAAGTAAAGTATGAATGGCCTCTAGTGGGATTGTTGCTGACATTTGAATCCTTAGAAGCACATAATCAAAAGTTGTAGAATCCTGCAACAAAGCAAGCAAAGCTTGATAGGGTGGAAAAATATAGCAAAAAGTCTTGTTGATGGGGTAAGAATGATAATAAATGGAACCTAGTTTGGGAAATAAAAAacgatacacacacacacacatatatatttgtgtgtataagtgagagagggaaagaaaaacagagatggCACTGTCGTTGGTTTATCCATTTTAGCAAGAGAAAACAATGACTAAGTTTAATTCGGCCTACGAAggtcaaatttgaattttagtgtaaatgttttgttgtttaattCTACTTACGCTATAGATCATAATTCCAGATCAAATTATTGAAtcgagttgaaattttattagaagatttcagaggtatttttctatgttagggtaaattttcaggtcaatTAGAGTTTAAGAAGGCCTTGTGATATAAGTCAAAACAgattgtatgaattttgttatttacttcattttgattTGTGGATTTCGTATTTGGCAAGGAtcattttcctacaaggatatgatagcttgtttttgaaatttcattgttctacaaggatctttaatgggctataatataatttctaaGTGTGGtaattattcattaatattccaaaatccttttttttacatggattccttattcattctAACTATACAATGAAACAAGGGTtgatggtatttaatgacaaattcaTTGGTTTATTTTGGGGAGTTTCCTAATCCTACAAGGAAGTTTAAAGGAAGGCAACAAAGGGTTTCCATGTTTTGAAAGGATTCTTTAAAGttacaattaattatcctagacaaataagaaaactaaaaggaaacCACTTCATCAATCAATTTCATAGCTTATTTTGGATATCTAAAGATGGCAACAAAGATCCTAGTGTTTTTACGATGAAAATTTCGttcatgatattatttaaatggaAAATTTATCTATCTTAggtaattttgtttaattaagtgTAACAACTTTAGTCTATctgtcaaatttattattttttattatttactttatgcttgagcttaattaatacttggtTTTTAGCTAAAATCCAAAGTTTGTTTTAGATAGGTATCAGGTTTTGGATCAATTTTGTAAGTGAGTCAATTTAGTCCACAATAGTAGATCCATTaaggttattttataaaagtatatAAACTTTTTGTAAGCCTAAAATTCGGCagtcattgaataatatcattttgatttttcagaTTGTGTGTGAGATTTcctatttttttggttcttgaaagaattaaattgaCTTATTGAACATTATCTAGTTTCGTGGtgttattcaatttaatttccaaTAATATTGGTGCCTTGACACATGTTTCCactatgtcacactcctattagatttttttcGGCTTTTCAGGATCATATTTAATTCAAATAGTGTCGGTTGCAAGGATTAATCTCATGATCACGtagtcacgcaacccacaatcaagattaaatCTAATCCCAGAAAgctaagcataaaaaaatattattttggtttttcaatgtttattttACATGATCTAATGAGAGtgctaaacaaaatattattttaccattTCTCTTACAAAAATGTTATTCCTGCATATCTTGCAAAAATgctaaaacactatttattgcaataatattttttttcactagtttttttccctttgatttttttaatatctatgttttttggtttgttttttatgagattatcctagtctcatgactcaTGTTGTGGATTTGATAAGTTCACCCGGGTTGACTCggtcattttttgttttttttaattgattttttttaattttattttttaatattgagttaattaagaattatttaagttgtttttaaaccaattaaactgactgaatcataataaattattaaaataataatatatcaaatatattaaaatggatcctaataaattattaaaatagttaTATATCAAATAGGCTAAAATTCAATTAACTTTTGAAAAGACTaaattgcatataaaaaaaactatatttgcCTCTTCACTTTCCTCCCGCCAAAATCAGAAACTCCCGCCAAAACCCCAAAACTAGATCCATACTCCTTTTAATTCTAAAtactttttctgttttctttacacagtcaaaaaccctaaacactgaaagaataaagaaaaaatctcaTCCTTTTCCTTCACCATGAAAGTCCGTACACTGAAACTAAGAGAAGCTCATAAATCCATCAATGGCAACAATGACATCAACCCTTCCTTCTGTTCTGTCTTATGGGACCAACAGGCCCTTCATCTTGTTACAGCCTCCTCCTCTGACCCATCAATCTCCATCCATGACCCTCTCCTCCCTTCAAATCCTCCAAAGATTCTCCGTCACCACCGCGATGGCGTCACTGCCTTAGCTCTTAGCCCTAATTCTACCTGCCTCGCCTCTGGATCTATTGACCACTCCGTCAAGCTCTTCAAGTTTCCAAGTATTGcactttttgtttgtttgtttatttatttcaatgtgATCATAATATTACTTCCAAATTGTCAAATGGGCTCTCATGATTTCAATTAcccagaattgttttttaaatgttgctGCACTTCATATTCCAGCAAAAATTCTgcgtggattttatttttatacatgaaagaaaattatatttcataatgtTTATACAGTGAATGGTATCTGGGCTAATCAGAGATGGTTTACCTGTCTTATTCAATGATtccattttgattaatttattcaaCTTCTGTTTACAGGTGGTGAGTTTGAGACTAATGTTACTAGATTCACGCTGCCGATTCGTGCTCTTGCATTTAATAAATCAGGGAGCATGGTCGCAGCTGCTGGTGACGATGAAGGCATTAAACTTATTAATACAATCGATGGTTCTATTGCGAGGGTTCTGAAAGGACATAAAGGACCTGTCACTGGCTTAGCTTTTGACCCTATTAACGAGTACTTGGCAACAGTAGATTCTGTTGGGACTGTTTTATTTTGGGAACTGCAGTCTGGTGGGATCTTACATACCCTAAAGGGTGTTGCTCCTAACATTATTTCAGACACTTCTTTCATGAATGTTGTTAGTTGGAGTCCTGACGGGGAGACCTTGGCTGTCCCTGGTTTGAGAAATGATGTTGTGATGTATGATAGAGACACGGCAGAGAAGCTGTTTTCACTGAGAGGTGATCATGTACAGCCTGTATGTTATTTGTCTTGGTCACCTAATGGCAAATACATGGCCACTTCTGGTTTGGATAGACAGATTCTGATATGGGATGTCGATAAGAAGCAGGACATTGACAGGCAGAAGTTTGAGGATAGAATAAGTGGTATGGCTTGGAAGCCAATTGGTAATGCATTGGCTGTTATTGATGTTATGGGAAAGTATGGTCTGTGGGAATCGGTTGTTCCTTCGTCAATGAAATCTCCTACGGAAGATATTCCAAGTTTGAAGAACATTAATGGAGTTCTTTTGTTTGACGAGGATCCAGAGCCAAGTATATCTGGTGGTTTAAGTGAATTTGGTGAAGATAGTCTTGGTGAATCAGAACCATGTAGCAGGAAGAGATTACGTAAACAGTCTGAATTTGAAGATCCAGACGAGGACATTGATGATGAGTTGAGCTTGCTTCCAAAGACTGAACCCAGAAAAAAGGTGCATCGTGCCAGCAAGGATAACTTGGATAAGGGAAATGGACTCAGAAGTACAGTGACATCTGCTAGGTTGAAAATGCAGGAGGCATTTCAGCCAGGCGCTACTCCTCCACAGCGTGGAAAGAGGCGCTTCCTGTGCTACAACATGCTTGGAACTATAACTGCAGTGGAGAATGACGGATACTCCCACATAGAGGTAGAGTATCCTATTTCTCAATTTATATCTCAGGTTCTTTTtgtctttgcttttttttttggttgtactGGGGAGGGATAACTCAAATATTGCGTTGCATTATATACCTGGATTCATGTTATATCACCCTAGAGCTGCAAGTCAATTTGTCTTTCTTGAATTGCTTATTGATATATCATTATACCTTGGAAGCAGATCGACTTTCATGATACTGGCAGAGGTCCACGACTTCCGTCAATGACCGACTATTTTGGTTTCACAATGGCCTCATTAAATGAGAATGGAAGTGTTTTTGCCAATCCCTGCAAAGGTGAAAAGAATATGAGTACTCTCATGTATCGCCCGTTCAGCAGCTGGGCAAACAACAGTGAGGTGAGAAATTTTCCTTTCCAAAATTATATTCTcctactttattttcttttggtaaTTTGTAAATGCATATACCTATTTCCACACATGCTTCCCTGCTTGTTTGTGAAGATTGAATTCTCACAATATGCTGACATTTGATAAATACTCAAATTCAGTGGTCTATGCGATTTGAAGGGGAAGAAGTGAAAGTTGTGGCACTTGGTACTGCTTGGGTTGCTGCAATTACTAGTCTTAATTTTCTGCGCATCTACACTGATGGTGGTTTGCAGGTCCGTCACATAAACTTTATGAAGTCTATATGATGATACGATTGAGGTCTTACAAAGTCCCTACTtcttatcattatattaaatacTAATATTATTGACCTATTCCAATATTACACAATTTATCAGGTCATGTTAGTAGTTCTTAAATCTTCCTGCAACTCTTGTTCTCACATCTCTTTTCCTCTTAATAGGTCTGAAATTCTTGCAAATGTAGTCCTTGCATTACGCAGGCTTCTCAAATTGGTCATGTAACTTATCATTTTAAAGGACAGATTTCTTACACCTGTAATGAATGCATGCctaaaaatgacatcatttaGAAGGTGGTTTAATTTTTGGCAACGATTTTGAAGGAAATGCCCTACTGATAAAAGGAAGCATAAAATTTTAGTAGTTGTAGGCTTGTAATGTTTATGGTGCATGTATTCTATCAAATCCTGTATGGATGAGTAGAAATTTGGGTTATTGTTATTTCTGCTGGTATTTTCATGTGTTCATCAAAATTGAGTAGTTCTTTAGATTTTAGAGGCTCTCTGTTTACTCGTGCATTGATCAGGGTGGCTAGTCTGTGCAAACATTTATTTCAGATCTCCAATATGCAATGCAGTCATATTTGAAAAAGAgacaaatactttttttttccagctgtGATGTCTTGTCTCGTTTATGTGAATTAAACAGGAGGCCTTCCATCCTCCATTTATGCTTTGATACTAACTGTGAAGAAGCAGATTACATtgaaatatccattttttttaaccacCTTTAGTTTTGTTTTCACTTGCATTTAATAGGATTGCTCCTAGTTTTGTAAgcttttgttaattgtttatatGTTTTGTCACATGTATTTAATAACAGAGGCATATTCTCTCCCTTGATGGACCAGTGGTGACTGCGTCAGGCTTAAAAAATCAACTTGCTGTTGTCACTCATGTTTCTGACTGTCTTCCTTCAAATGACCAGGTTTAACTTTCAATTATTCATATTCCTGCATTTAGAATTCTGCTAAAATTTACCAATTATTCAAGGTTCAACTGTACTGAGACTTGGCATTTATTAAGTAGCAAGAACAATGAGATCGAGTAAtacccaagaaacacaattGCTGATATCACTGACAATTTAATAAACTTGCTAACCATGTTGAAAGTTGTTTTCCGAGGAGGacattttatttggttaatggCTTGATAATCTCTTTATGTTAGATATTTCTTAAAACTAGAATGCTAAGGATCTGAAGTTCATATTCTGAATGTGCAGATGCTAGAGTTCAGAGTATTTGACATATCTAATGGGACCCAGCCACTCACAGGGCGTCTTCCCTTAACTCCAGGTTCACATCTAACATGGTTTGGGTTTAGTGAAGAAGGCCAATTAAGTTCATATGACTCAAAGGTATTTTTATCTATGATCTCAGTTTAATAACTGCTATGACTGAGCATGTCTCCTTGATATTGTTACCAAATTTTTGAGCAAATTTTGTAGGGTGTTTTGCGGGTTTTTACAAGCCAATATGGTGGTAACTGGCTCCCAATCTTCAGGTTCACGGTTCTTCTGTTTAAGAATACTATTAATTGACACTTTCCTATTCTTCCTTTATACTTCAGCGGTTGGATAATGTAAGTTTTAATCCTGCAGTGCCAGTAAAGAGAAGAAGTCTGATGAAAGCTACTGGGTGGTTGGACTAAATGCTAGCAAGTTGTTTTGTATTGTTTACAAGGATCCTGACATGTTCCCACAGGTAAGCTTGTCACCTCGACTTCTACCCTCTTTTCAATTATCTTATGACGGATTTTCCTCTCCTGTTTAGGTGATACCCAAACCAGTCCTCTCCCTTTTGAATCTCTCATTCCCTGTAGCATCCTCTGATCTTGGAGCAGATGCCCTGGAAAATGAGTTTATAATGAACAGCATGCACCTCTCACAGGTTTGTCTCCCCCCccctcaccaaaaaaaaataaaaaaaaagaagccactCCTCTTTAAGCGTCAAGTATGAATtgcttttttaatcttttctagGTGTTACTTTCAGACTTGTACATCTTTAATAGTCAGTAAAAAATCTTAGTTCCTCGACAAACAACGTAACTTTTGGATTGAggtatttttttgatatagtatTAAATCCTATCAAATGTCAGAAGTTTGAATTTCACTAATCTTATtctctcaaataaaaattaaaaataaagtacaaaataataatagatttatGCAAGTTTTAAGTTCAAAGTATGTGTTATAAAGTTAATGTAAAGATTACCTCACTAACAACTCaagtttttaagtgaaaaatctTCTTTGATATATTAAGGGCAGTGTATCAgagagttaatataaaaattttcttagaacctcattattaatttaagcatttggattgagttttttattgtattaaagggagttatatttttttttaatttggacaaATTGGTTTTCCTTGCGTTCCTCAATCCTATCCTTTTTAAGGTTATTTTGATTTCCCCTTTAAAGCTGTTGGATCTTATGCCTTCGCAGATTCAGAAAAGGATGGAAGACATGGCAGGTGCCTGTTTGGATACTACTGCACTAGATGATGAATCTTTCAATATGGAGGCAACTCAAGATAGATGCATCCTGAGACTAATTGCTTCTTGCTGTAATGGTGAGCTCGTATAATCGACTAACCTCAGAAAGGATGCAAATTATTTCAACTCTTGAACTTTTCCTTGTAAAAATACAatgttttaatgaaataaaatatattctcaGCTGTAATGCTTGCTTGTGCTGCTTATGTAAGGTGATAAGCTTGTGAGGGCTACGGAACTTATGAAGCTTTTATCTCTGGAAAAATCAATGAAGGGAGCAATAAAGCTTGTTACAGCGCTGAAGCTTCCAAATTTGGCCGAACGATTCAACAGCATACTGGAGGTAAAACCTATTACCTGGAAAAGGTTTTGGAGTTATTTCAGAGCCAATCAGATTGGGTGTTTTTCTGTTATCAAATTAGTaaactggatttttttttttaatctcatcacaGGAAAGATTGGTCAATGAATCCAAGGGAACTTACAAAAGCCCCCTCCTGAACTCAAATGATCGTGCATCTCTCACAGCTGATGCTGCAATCAGCAAGACGATGGCGACTTCAATTGGAAAAAATGAAACACCCGAACCTAGCATTGCATTCTCATCACCGACACTGTCAGCCCCCCTATTTATCAAAAAGGCAAATAAGCAAGAGCATGAAAAAAGTTATCAGAACCAAACTGTAAATGCAAAGACCAGTATGGAGCCAAGCAATGCAGAGAAGGTGAAAAGTGCTGAAAATGTGATTGGAGTAGAAGTAAAGATGACAGGCGAGGTGTTAAAGGTACAATCACAACGCCCGTCTAATCCATTTTTAAAGTCATCAAACAATCAGGAAACTTCGAAGAAAGATCTGGATCAGTTAACATCCCCGCATCCCtcaaatccttttaaaaaaacaccacaTTGAAAACTCTCATGTTACAACGTCAAGGTGAAATGGGATTTCGTTTTCAGGGTGGCACAATGTCCCAGACAAGTATTAAAATGGCTGACATGAGAGGATCTGTTGTATATCACTCAGTCGCAAGAAACAGTTGTATGGAAATAGGTTCTCAGTTCTGTAATTATGTATTTGAGTACACCAAAAAAAGCTTCATTCCTGCTTTTAAGCTCGAACCCCATCCCTGcgtattattttttcattatcataATAACCATCATTCAATTTGGCTGTCCTTTTTTATCCGAACACAAGTCCTCGTGGCCAAATTTGTCTCCAGATTTAGCTTGCCAGAAGCCAAGGATATTTCCACACTAGCTCATTTTGGCTTCCAATTGGTGGGTTCGGTATCAGCCAAAGGAAATGTTGATGATTATTGCAAGTTAGTTGAATCAGCCATTGCTCCATCCATTCAAATGAATGCTATGTCATTTGCGAAGTCATTATCTTCTATGGCTTCTCAGTTCTTCCTCGAGTGAAACTCATCTCTTCCTTTGCCTGCCTGATAACATGAGATGCGAATTGGATTGGATATCAAGATGACAACGCCTAAACCACTGCTTATGTTGTCTGCCACAACTAGCTCATTTTCTTAACTGAAAAATGTTGCTTGAAAGTCAATGGATACAAGGCAGTCAGGGTCAATCCTACCCTTTATGAGAATGGGATCCCTCACCCAAATCACCGGTCATTGACAATGCTGCCTCTCCTATATAAACTTTATCCAATTCACTTCACATTCTGAAACGAAACGCATCGACATATAGACATGCATATttcaattgtgaaaaaaaaattatgtgcttCTTTCATTCAGTAATGCATCTTCTAAAGCACGTCCCAGTTTTATTTCAACgtttcttttgtttcctgaaaaaTGTAATTCCTTTTGAAAGTGTATTTTacagaaaatgattttatctgagaaaatgatttttttatatatttgattgtaccatgaaaaataaaaagaatagtttCTTTGActatgttgtaaaaaataaattaattttttttaaaagatatttggtatcactatgattttttattttaaattctttaagaaaaaaccataaaacatgtttggttgaattcatgtgtttatttttttctttgaaccaaaatagttatttaaataccataaaaaataattttttacttcaaattttgGTTTTCTGTGCAACATCAACATTATCATGCCATATCACCACTCCAAGCCTAGTATCACCATAATTCCACATTCATGATTACTATCATTGTCGTAATACTACAATTAGTGTCATAACAATCACAATCATCTCTTTTATCATCACCTCGTAACAACCATcttctattttaatattattgttatcatcTAACTCCaccatcatcaatattaattttataacctTTGCAAACATGTATTTAAATTCTTTATCATCACTGTTACATTATGATCACctttatcatataattttcatttactAAAAGTATCATtatttaccaataaaataacaaccatttttaatttggtattacTATAATCATATTAACATTATTATGATTATATCAATCATTAATACATTGCCACCATTGTCACACGTGTATGGCGTCGCGACGATGTGTCCATTCTCATGGTATCTGGAAATCAAGATAATCGGGAAAGACAAGGATTTCTTGTCTTTTACCTGTGGAAAGAGGAAATGAGAGTCATCatctaatattttggtcactagaaaccctaactgatGATTTCAAAGATTGAGCACGGgaactggttgcgtaaagggaaggtattagcaccccaaatagaCCCTacataaggtaagctgcattgtttaattttctGATGTATGCTAAGTTATTGtcgtgttttttaattgttggttt
This window contains:
- the LOC7484726 gene encoding protein ENHANCER OF LHP1 1, translating into MKVRTLKLREAHKSINGNNDINPSFCSVLWDQQALHLVTASSSDPSISIHDPLLPSNPPKILRHHRDGVTALALSPNSTCLASGSIDHSVKLFKFPSGEFETNVTRFTLPIRALAFNKSGSMVAAAGDDEGIKLINTIDGSIARVLKGHKGPVTGLAFDPINEYLATVDSVGTVLFWELQSGGILHTLKGVAPNIISDTSFMNVVSWSPDGETLAVPGLRNDVVMYDRDTAEKLFSLRGDHVQPVCYLSWSPNGKYMATSGLDRQILIWDVDKKQDIDRQKFEDRISGMAWKPIGNALAVIDVMGKYGLWESVVPSSMKSPTEDIPSLKNINGVLLFDEDPEPSISGGLSEFGEDSLGESEPCSRKRLRKQSEFEDPDEDIDDELSLLPKTEPRKKVHRASKDNLDKGNGLRSTVTSARLKMQEAFQPGATPPQRGKRRFLCYNMLGTITAVENDGYSHIEIDFHDTGRGPRLPSMTDYFGFTMASLNENGSVFANPCKGEKNMSTLMYRPFSSWANNSEWSMRFEGEEVKVVALGTAWVAAITSLNFLRIYTDGGLQRHILSLDGPVVTASGLKNQLAVVTHVSDCLPSNDQMLEFRVFDISNGTQPLTGRLPLTPGSHLTWFGFSEEGQLSSYDSKGVLRVFTSQYGGNWLPIFSASKEKKSDESYWVVGLNASKLFCIVYKDPDMFPQVIPKPVLSLLNLSFPVASSDLGADALENEFIMNSMHLSQIQKRMEDMAGACLDTTALDDESFNMEATQDRCILRLIASCCNGDKLVRATELMKLLSLEKSMKGAIKLVTALKLPNLAERFNSILEERLVNESKGTYKSPLLNSNDRASLTADAAISKTMATSIGKNETPEPSIAFSSPTLSAPLFIKKANKQEHEKSYQNQTVNAKTSMEPSNAEKVKSAENVIGVEVKMTGEVLKVQSQRPSNPFLKSSNNQETSKKDLDQLTSPHPSNPFKKTPH